One segment of Streptosporangium brasiliense DNA contains the following:
- a CDS encoding aspartate/glutamate racemase family protein, whose translation MARSRDRDLIPAGGRGVDPGPGLDPLAGAPVSGGTAAAADGAPALRAARPRRRRGSPASGARLVGVLGGMGPAATVDFYGKLVEETAAACDQGHVPVVIWGDPRVPDRSLSLLGGGEDPTPYLRRGIEALKRAGCEVLAVPCNTAHAFVPHLAEEAGLELVSIIEVTADALAAGGVRAAGVLATSGTLHAGLYARALRRRGVAVVEPDRPGQQHVMAAIGAVKGGGVQPAHRRALAEVSRSLADRGAERIVTACTELVLALDGSRVPVPVLDPARLLARRVVEVAFGRGRR comes from the coding sequence ATGGCTCGCTCCCGCGACCGCGACCTGATACCGGCCGGAGGGCGGGGCGTCGACCCCGGACCCGGCCTGGACCCGCTCGCCGGCGCCCCCGTCAGCGGCGGCACGGCCGCGGCGGCCGACGGGGCCCCCGCCCTGCGCGCCGCCCGGCCGCGCCGCCGTCGCGGGAGCCCGGCGAGCGGGGCCCGGCTGGTCGGCGTCCTGGGCGGCATGGGCCCGGCGGCCACCGTCGACTTCTACGGCAAGCTCGTGGAGGAGACGGCCGCCGCCTGCGACCAGGGGCACGTGCCCGTCGTCATCTGGGGCGACCCCCGCGTCCCCGACCGTTCCCTGAGCCTGCTCGGCGGCGGCGAGGACCCGACCCCGTACCTGCGGCGCGGCATCGAGGCGCTGAAGCGGGCCGGGTGCGAGGTGCTCGCCGTACCCTGCAACACCGCGCACGCCTTCGTCCCGCACCTGGCGGAGGAGGCCGGGCTGGAGCTGGTGAGCATCATCGAGGTCACCGCCGACGCCCTCGCCGCCGGCGGCGTCCGCGCGGCCGGCGTGCTGGCCACCTCGGGCACCCTGCACGCGGGCCTGTACGCGCGGGCTCTGCGACGGCGCGGCGTGGCGGTGGTCGAGCCGGACCGGCCCGGCCAGCAGCACGTCATGGCCGCCATCGGCGCCGTCAAGGGCGGCGGCGTCCAACCGGCCCACCGGCGGGCGCTGGCGGAGGTCTCCCGCTCCCTCGCCGATCGCGGCGCGGAGCGGATCGTCACCGCGTGCACCGAGCTCGTCCTTGCCCTGGACGGCTCCCGCGTCCCCGTCCCGGTTCTCGACCCCGCCCGCCTGCTGGCCCGCCGGGTCGTCGAGGTGGCGTTCGGCCGAGGCAGGAGGTGA
- a CDS encoding Clp protease N-terminal domain-containing protein has translation MPAPASLSAGHPPDGAGAIAAGQETTTHRVLRSAGLDRQAIRDALDREFEHSPNAAGVSLAAFDLPRPSTASAPPTQLGASAKLALERGFASVARKKDLQPAHLLLGILRAQVGTVPRALALAGVDQDDLMARLLRTLTDAGR, from the coding sequence GTGCCCGCTCCGGCGTCGCTGTCGGCCGGCCACCCGCCGGACGGCGCCGGGGCGATCGCCGCCGGACAGGAGACCACCACCCACCGGGTCCTGAGGTCGGCCGGGCTGGACCGCCAGGCGATCCGCGACGCGCTGGACCGGGAGTTCGAGCACAGCCCGAACGCGGCCGGAGTCTCTCTCGCCGCCTTCGACCTCCCGCGGCCGAGCACCGCCTCCGCCCCTCCCACGCAGCTGGGGGCCTCGGCCAAGCTCGCGCTCGAACGAGGCTTCGCCTCCGTCGCCCGGAAGAAAGACCTGCAGCCGGCGCATCTGCTGCTGGGCATCCTGCGGGCCCAGGTCGGCACCGTGCCGCGCGCGCTCGCCCTGGCCGGTGTCGACCAGGACGACCTGATGGCGCGCCTGCTGCGGACGCTCACCGACGCCGGCCGGTAA
- a CDS encoding amidase, with protein MEHQAAIARSAEAIRLHSGHNILIESGAEPVIDRLARRDRPVPAAPPELWAWTFVVKDMIDVAGLRTTRGSALYGGQEALTTAPCVELLERAGALLVGKANQHEFAWGVTSENPHWGDVRNPRHGHLAPGGSSGGTAAALAAGIARIGLGTDTGGSVRIPAACCGVVGLRPRVGALPAEGVAPLAPMFDVVGPMATSVADCARVWRVLGGQAVEPPSSLSGLVVGVAEGCAQAGEFADLGATVREIALPYEILAPYWTIVGAQARRTHEATYPRNAADYSAGVRRKLEDAAGIGHREYRRAVERLSALRAGFSAEMSGLDVLITPTLGGPAPRAGCDEAAVRGEVGRLTAVVSALGLPALAAGDLQVVGRSEADVLRAGLCWEARGGAIPVPR; from the coding sequence GTGGAACACCAGGCGGCGATCGCCAGATCCGCCGAGGCCATCCGCCTGCACAGCGGGCACAACATCCTCATCGAGTCCGGCGCCGAGCCGGTCATCGACCGGCTCGCACGCCGCGACCGGCCGGTGCCCGCCGCCCCGCCCGAGCTGTGGGCCTGGACGTTCGTGGTCAAGGACATGATCGATGTCGCCGGGCTCCGCACCACCCGCGGGTCCGCCCTGTACGGCGGCCAGGAGGCGCTGACCACCGCCCCCTGTGTCGAACTGCTGGAGCGCGCCGGGGCGCTCCTGGTCGGCAAGGCCAACCAGCACGAGTTCGCCTGGGGCGTCACCAGTGAGAACCCGCACTGGGGGGATGTACGCAACCCGCGCCACGGGCACCTGGCTCCCGGCGGGTCCAGCGGCGGCACGGCGGCGGCGCTGGCCGCCGGGATCGCCCGGATCGGCCTCGGCACGGACACCGGCGGCTCGGTACGGATCCCGGCGGCCTGCTGCGGCGTGGTCGGGCTGCGCCCGAGGGTCGGCGCCCTGCCCGCCGAGGGGGTCGCGCCCCTCGCCCCGATGTTCGACGTGGTCGGGCCGATGGCCACCTCGGTCGCCGACTGCGCACGCGTGTGGCGGGTGCTCGGCGGACAGGCCGTCGAGCCGCCGAGCTCGCTGTCGGGACTGGTCGTCGGCGTCGCCGAGGGATGCGCGCAGGCCGGGGAGTTCGCCGACCTGGGCGCCACGGTCCGCGAGATCGCCCTGCCGTACGAGATCCTCGCCCCGTACTGGACGATCGTGGGCGCGCAGGCCCGGCGCACCCACGAGGCCACCTACCCGAGGAACGCCGCCGACTACAGCGCGGGCGTGCGGCGGAAGCTGGAGGACGCCGCCGGGATCGGCCACCGGGAGTACCGCCGGGCCGTCGAGCGGCTTTCGGCCCTCCGGGCCGGGTTCTCCGCGGAGATGTCCGGCCTCGACGTCCTGATCACACCGACGCTCGGCGGCCCCGCGCCGCGGGCCGGGTGCGACGAGGCCGCCGTCCGCGGCGAGGTCGGCCGGCTCACCGCCGTCGTGTCCGCGCTCGGCCTGCCCGCGCTGGCCGCCGGAGACCTGCAGGTGGTGGGGCGCAGCGAGGCCGACGTGCTGCGGGCCGGCCTGTGCTGGGAGGCCCGGGGAGGCGCGATCCCCGTGCCGCGCTGA
- a CDS encoding MarR family winged helix-turn-helix transcriptional regulator gives MEEQMLGAVAAQRERLAEELRAYGASFTELGRRFATVLGVHATDAFALLEIASAEERGAPLSPALLSKRISLSLGAMSALLNRLEQAGHITRTREHADRRIVTLRSCGHVGKLAGEFFGPVNGRQDAILSQYPPELLRQFETFLTQLRTSLEAELAQQGRDA, from the coding sequence ATGGAGGAGCAGATGCTCGGCGCTGTCGCGGCGCAGCGCGAACGGCTGGCGGAAGAGCTCAGGGCCTACGGGGCGAGCTTCACCGAGCTGGGCCGCCGCTTCGCCACCGTGCTGGGCGTGCACGCCACCGACGCCTTCGCTCTCCTGGAGATCGCCTCCGCCGAGGAGAGGGGCGCCCCGCTGTCCCCGGCCCTGCTCAGCAAGCGCATCTCACTGTCCCTGGGGGCCATGAGCGCGCTGCTGAACCGCCTCGAACAGGCCGGCCACATCACCCGCACCCGCGAACACGCAGACCGGCGGATCGTCACCCTGCGCAGCTGCGGGCACGTCGGCAAGCTCGCCGGCGAGTTCTTCGGGCCGGTCAACGGACGCCAGGACGCCATCCTGTCCCAGTACCCCCCCGAACTGCTTCGGCAGTTCGAGACCTTCCTGACCCAGCTGCGCACCAGCCTGGAGGCCGAGCTCGCGCAACAGGGGCGGGACGCCTGA
- a CDS encoding Lrp/AsnC family transcriptional regulator translates to MQDSGIEPQRLLSEADLELIDALQINPRASWADIGAATGADPVTAARRWRRLNSAGEAWTTVALGQRQMHAMSMAFLEIDCAAGAAVEVADTLARAGHLITVQHVAAGHDLFVIAVAASMPALADYVLTDLPRVPGVAKVRTHVATRVFEASCRWRLRVLPPRSAGALARRAGPAESTRPMDEVDRLLFKALLADGRAGYSELAAAVGVSERTVQRRLSRLVATGDIDFRCDLARSHAGWHSSAVLWLRMPDGLLEETGRALLDWPETRTCAALAGARNLLLTVGLHGVWDLHPLVVRLEERFPYVSVVDRQIVLRQSKLYGRILDRLGRCTGVVAVDPWSLSPRL, encoded by the coding sequence GTGCAGGATTCCGGCATCGAGCCCCAGCGGTTGCTGTCGGAGGCCGACCTCGAACTCATCGACGCCCTCCAGATCAACCCGCGGGCCAGCTGGGCCGACATCGGGGCGGCGACCGGCGCGGACCCGGTGACGGCGGCGCGGCGCTGGCGGCGGCTGAACAGCGCGGGGGAGGCGTGGACCACCGTCGCTCTGGGGCAGCGCCAGATGCACGCGATGAGCATGGCGTTCCTGGAGATCGACTGCGCGGCCGGGGCGGCGGTCGAGGTCGCGGACACCCTCGCCAGGGCGGGGCACCTCATCACCGTGCAGCACGTCGCCGCCGGTCACGACCTTTTCGTGATCGCCGTCGCCGCGTCGATGCCGGCACTGGCGGACTACGTGCTCACGGACCTGCCGCGGGTGCCGGGCGTGGCGAAGGTGCGCACCCATGTCGCCACGCGCGTCTTCGAGGCCTCGTGCCGTTGGCGGCTGCGCGTACTGCCGCCCCGGTCGGCGGGGGCGCTGGCCAGGCGAGCCGGGCCGGCGGAGTCCACCAGGCCGATGGACGAGGTCGACCGGCTGCTGTTCAAGGCCCTGCTCGCCGACGGCCGCGCCGGTTACTCCGAGCTGGCCGCGGCCGTCGGCGTCTCCGAACGCACGGTGCAGCGCAGGCTGTCACGGCTGGTGGCGACCGGCGACATCGACTTCCGCTGCGACCTGGCGCGCTCGCACGCGGGCTGGCACTCCTCGGCGGTGCTGTGGCTGCGGATGCCGGACGGGCTGCTGGAGGAGACGGGCCGGGCGCTGCTCGACTGGCCGGAGACGCGGACGTGCGCGGCGCTGGCGGGGGCCCGCAACCTGCTCCTCACCGTCGGCCTGCACGGCGTCTGGGACCTGCACCCGCTGGTGGTGCGCCTTGAGGAGCGGTTCCCGTACGTGAGCGTCGTCGACCGGCAGATCGTCCTGCGGCAGTCGAAGCTCTACGGGCGGATCCTCGACCGCCTCGGCCGCTGCACGGGCGTCGTCGCGGTGGACCCGTGGAGCCTGTCGCCGCGCCTGTGA
- a CDS encoding amino acid ABC transporter permease, with amino-acid sequence MRTEPITDASGRPIPVARTWHWGRWLAAAVALAVAARLAYLLVANPNLDWGKVAEYLFNERILSGVWVTIEISVLATALGLVLGVLVAIMRLAHNPVLSGLATLYIWFFRGTPVLVQLIFWYNLAFLFPELVLKIPFTTIGLKWDTNQVMTGFTSAMLGLGLNLAAYFAETVRAGIQAVDHGQTEAAYALGMTPARRMRVIVLPQALRIIIPPTGNEFISMLKTTSLVYVVAGHDLMTNASQIYKANNLIMELLIVASLWYMLMTAVATFLQGRLERRFGSEAVRLVRGGGLAARILPKAAA; translated from the coding sequence GTGCGGACCGAACCGATCACCGACGCGTCGGGCAGGCCGATCCCTGTCGCGCGGACCTGGCACTGGGGCCGCTGGCTGGCCGCGGCGGTCGCGCTGGCGGTCGCGGCCCGGCTGGCCTACCTCCTCGTGGCCAACCCGAACCTGGACTGGGGCAAGGTCGCCGAGTACCTGTTCAACGAACGGATCCTGAGCGGGGTCTGGGTCACCATCGAGATCTCGGTGCTGGCCACGGCCCTCGGGCTGGTCCTGGGCGTGCTGGTCGCGATCATGCGGCTGGCGCACAACCCGGTGCTGAGCGGGCTGGCCACGCTCTACATCTGGTTCTTCCGCGGCACGCCGGTGCTGGTGCAGCTCATCTTCTGGTACAACCTGGCCTTCCTGTTCCCCGAGCTGGTGCTCAAGATCCCGTTCACCACGATCGGCCTCAAATGGGACACCAACCAGGTGATGACCGGCTTCACCTCGGCCATGCTGGGGCTGGGGCTGAACCTGGCGGCCTACTTCGCCGAGACCGTGCGCGCCGGGATCCAGGCCGTCGACCACGGCCAGACCGAGGCGGCGTACGCGCTGGGCATGACGCCGGCCAGGCGGATGCGGGTCATCGTGCTGCCGCAGGCGCTGCGCATCATCATCCCGCCGACCGGCAACGAGTTCATCTCCATGCTGAAGACCACCTCGCTGGTCTACGTGGTCGCCGGGCACGACCTGATGACCAACGCCAGCCAGATCTACAAGGCGAACAATCTGATCATGGAGCTGCTGATCGTGGCGAGCCTGTGGTACATGCTCATGACCGCCGTGGCGACCTTCCTGCAGGGCAGGCTGGAGCGCCGCTTCGGCTCCGAGGCCGTACGGCTGGTGCGCGGCGGCGGCCTGGCCGCCAGGATCCTGCCGAAGGCGGCCGCATGA
- a CDS encoding LysR family transcriptional regulator yields MLKPEHLRTLREVVHLGSFAAAANRLGYTSSAVSQQMAALERQMGVKLFDRSAHSVLPTDAAEVLARHAESVLIDIERMVATVQAVHRNSEGQIHLGIFPSFADVLTGVLRRMQPQERAGIRVSVAESSQLIPRLGAGGEMDAAIVYQVGNAGLSWPSTLDRRWIAEDRYKVVLPRGWPDLAPYRAEQLADLPWITHHPASSDASFFDGVFARWSLHPRVAGHSDDFKITIAMIEAGMGAAFVPDLALRGHSPDVVVADVPWLNTSRSIFTLIRPDRETARLRSLLDALAL; encoded by the coding sequence ATGCTGAAGCCCGAGCACCTGCGCACCCTGCGTGAGGTCGTTCACCTGGGCTCCTTCGCCGCCGCCGCCAACCGGCTCGGCTACACCTCCTCAGCCGTCTCCCAGCAGATGGCCGCGCTGGAGCGGCAGATGGGAGTGAAGCTGTTCGACCGCTCAGCCCACAGCGTGCTGCCCACCGACGCCGCCGAAGTGCTGGCCAGGCACGCGGAGAGCGTGCTCATCGACATCGAGCGCATGGTCGCCACCGTCCAGGCCGTGCACAGGAACAGCGAGGGGCAGATCCACCTGGGCATCTTCCCCAGCTTCGCCGACGTGCTGACCGGCGTCCTGCGGCGGATGCAACCGCAGGAGCGCGCCGGCATCAGGGTCTCGGTCGCCGAGTCCTCCCAGCTCATCCCGCGTCTGGGCGCCGGTGGCGAGATGGACGCGGCGATCGTCTACCAGGTGGGGAACGCGGGCCTGTCATGGCCGTCGACGCTGGACCGGCGCTGGATCGCCGAGGACCGCTACAAGGTCGTCCTGCCCCGCGGCTGGCCCGACCTGGCGCCCTACCGGGCCGAGCAGCTCGCCGACCTGCCCTGGATCACACACCACCCGGCCAGCAGCGACGCCTCCTTCTTCGACGGCGTGTTCGCCCGCTGGAGCCTGCACCCCCGGGTGGCCGGCCACTCCGACGACTTCAAGATCACAATAGCCATGATCGAGGCGGGGATGGGCGCGGCGTTCGTCCCCGACCTCGCGCTGCGCGGGCACAGCCCGGACGTCGTGGTCGCCGACGTGCCGTGGCTGAACACCAGCCGCAGCATCTTCACCCTCATCCGCCCCGACCGCGAGACCGCCCGCCTGCGGTCCCTGCTGGACGCACTGGCGCTCTGA
- a CDS encoding serine hydrolase domain-containing protein, which yields MADTRTGRKRKPQHRFRIGSTTKTFVATVALQLVAEGTVSLDDTVEKWLPGVVGGNGNDGREITIRRLLDNTSGIFDYLQDQAAVNRYDYPTPRQLVQIAMSRPPAFEPGTSWGYSQTNYVLAGMVIERATGRTLAGEISRRITRPLGLTGTYLPRGDDLKLRDHTRGTTPS from the coding sequence GTGGCCGACACCAGGACCGGTCGCAAGCGGAAGCCGCAGCACCGCTTCCGCATCGGCAGCACCACCAAGACGTTCGTGGCCACCGTGGCCCTGCAGCTCGTGGCCGAAGGCACGGTGAGCCTCGACGACACCGTGGAGAAGTGGCTGCCCGGCGTGGTCGGCGGCAACGGCAACGACGGCCGCGAGATCACCATCAGACGGCTGCTCGACAACACCAGCGGGATCTTCGACTACCTCCAGGACCAGGCGGCGGTGAACCGCTACGACTACCCCACCCCCCGGCAGCTCGTGCAGATCGCCATGTCCCGGCCGCCCGCCTTCGAACCGGGCACGAGCTGGGGATACTCCCAGACCAACTACGTCCTGGCCGGAATGGTCATCGAACGGGCGACCGGCAGGACGCTGGCGGGGGAGATCTCACGGCGCATCACCCGCCCGCTCGGCCTGACCGGGACGTATTTGCCACGCGGCGATGACCTGAAGCTGCGGGACCACACTCGCGGCACTACTCCAAGCTGA
- a CDS encoding amino acid ABC transporter ATP-binding protein: MNAPGEQVVWASGVRMSYGETQVLNGVDLTVASGEVNCVIGPSGSGKSTFLRCINGLEPVLGGSLRVLGEEVGHTLRGGRYHPWTPKEFAAFRRNIGMVFQRFNLFAHHSALENVACGPVHVLGTPADRARALAMEHLERVGLADHAHKRPHQLSGGQQQRVAIARALAMNPALMLFDEPTSALDPELVDEVLEVMKGLAAEGMTMVVVTHEIAFAREVGDWLTFFADGVAVERGRPGELLANPGHGRTRAFLSSVLGPEERRQS; this comes from the coding sequence ATGAACGCGCCGGGCGAGCAGGTCGTGTGGGCCTCGGGCGTCCGGATGAGCTACGGCGAGACGCAGGTGCTCAACGGCGTGGACCTCACCGTCGCCTCCGGCGAGGTGAACTGCGTCATCGGCCCGTCGGGCTCGGGCAAGTCCACCTTCCTGCGGTGCATCAACGGCCTGGAGCCGGTGCTCGGCGGCAGCCTGCGGGTGCTCGGCGAGGAGGTCGGCCACACCCTGCGCGGCGGCAGGTACCACCCCTGGACGCCCAAGGAGTTCGCCGCCTTCCGCAGGAACATCGGCATGGTCTTCCAGCGCTTCAACCTGTTCGCCCACCACAGTGCGCTGGAGAACGTCGCCTGCGGTCCCGTCCATGTCCTGGGCACCCCGGCCGACCGGGCGCGGGCGCTGGCCATGGAGCACCTGGAGCGGGTGGGCCTGGCCGACCACGCGCACAAGCGGCCCCACCAGCTCTCCGGCGGCCAGCAGCAGCGGGTGGCCATCGCCAGGGCGCTGGCGATGAACCCGGCGCTGATGCTGTTCGACGAGCCGACCTCCGCGCTGGACCCGGAGCTGGTCGACGAGGTTCTGGAGGTCATGAAGGGCCTGGCCGCCGAGGGGATGACGATGGTCGTGGTGACCCACGAGATCGCCTTCGCCAGGGAGGTCGGAGACTGGCTGACCTTCTTCGCCGACGGCGTGGCCGTCGAGCGGGGCCGGCCCGGAGAACTCCTGGCCAACCCGGGCCACGGGCGGACCAGGGCGTTCCTGTCCAGTGTGCTCGGCCCGGAGGAACGCCGGCAGTCCTAG
- a CDS encoding amidohydrolase, with product MSIRVYRNAVIRTGDSGNPLAQAMAVDGGRLLAVGTEARVREAVGGAAELIDLEGAAVLPGFYDAHIHTAQYAQSLDAVDLREVRSLEEALAKVAAHAARLRPGAWLFGGRWNSNTWDPPAQPDRYALDSVCPELPVALPSVDGHTVWANSAALRLAGIDAGTPDPVGGEIVRDPGGEPTGILRESASYPLRDLMVSADLREQLRAGQEELLALGLTSVHDIDGEDCRAAYLELREAGELKLRVHKAIPMIHLEAAIAEGRRTGQGDDWFRTGPVKIFSDGALGSHTCHMSESFAGQQGNVGIAVTPYEDLVRLFGAAAGAGIAVATHAIGDQANHLVIDAYEAVGRTAGLRHRIEHAQHLRPGDLARMARLGIAASMQPVHCTSDIDLVDSLLAGQELASYAWRGMLNVGVALAFGSDAPVEHPNPFAALYAAVTRTRADGTPAGGWQPEQRLSMSEALTAHTLGAAYAAGEEDLKGVLAPGKLADFIAVDTDPFVESPDALLRTKVMTTVVGGEVRWQQS from the coding sequence ATGAGCATCCGCGTGTACCGAAACGCCGTCATCCGCACCGGAGACAGCGGCAATCCGCTGGCCCAGGCCATGGCCGTGGACGGCGGGCGGCTGCTGGCCGTCGGCACGGAGGCGCGGGTGCGCGAGGCCGTGGGCGGGGCGGCGGAGCTGATCGACCTGGAGGGCGCCGCGGTGCTCCCCGGGTTCTACGACGCCCACATCCACACCGCGCAGTACGCCCAGAGCCTGGACGCGGTGGACCTGCGCGAGGTGCGCTCCCTGGAGGAGGCGCTGGCCAAGGTGGCCGCGCACGCGGCGCGGCTGAGACCGGGCGCCTGGCTGTTCGGCGGCCGGTGGAACAGCAACACCTGGGATCCGCCGGCGCAGCCCGACAGGTACGCGCTGGACTCGGTCTGCCCCGAGCTGCCGGTCGCGCTGCCCAGCGTGGACGGCCACACGGTGTGGGCCAACTCCGCGGCCCTGCGGCTGGCCGGCATCGACGCCGGCACTCCCGACCCGGTGGGCGGTGAGATCGTCCGGGACCCGGGCGGGGAGCCCACCGGCATCCTGCGCGAGTCGGCCTCCTACCCGCTGCGCGACCTCATGGTCTCCGCCGACCTGCGCGAGCAGTTGCGCGCCGGGCAGGAGGAGCTGCTCGCGCTCGGCCTGACCAGCGTGCACGACATCGACGGCGAGGACTGCCGGGCCGCCTACCTGGAGCTGCGCGAGGCCGGTGAGTTGAAGCTACGCGTGCACAAGGCGATCCCGATGATCCATCTGGAGGCGGCCATCGCCGAGGGGCGCCGTACCGGGCAGGGCGACGACTGGTTCCGCACCGGGCCGGTGAAGATCTTCAGCGACGGGGCGCTGGGCTCGCACACCTGCCACATGAGCGAGTCCTTCGCCGGCCAGCAGGGCAACGTGGGCATCGCGGTCACGCCGTACGAGGACCTGGTCAGGCTGTTCGGCGCGGCCGCGGGGGCCGGCATCGCGGTGGCCACGCACGCCATCGGGGACCAGGCCAACCACCTGGTCATCGACGCCTACGAGGCCGTCGGCCGCACGGCGGGGCTGCGGCACCGCATCGAGCACGCCCAGCACCTGCGGCCCGGCGACCTGGCCAGAATGGCCAGGCTGGGCATCGCCGCCTCGATGCAGCCCGTGCACTGCACCAGCGACATCGACCTGGTCGACTCCCTGCTGGCCGGGCAGGAGCTGGCCTCCTACGCCTGGCGCGGGATGCTGAACGTCGGCGTCGCGCTGGCCTTCGGCTCCGACGCCCCGGTCGAGCACCCCAACCCCTTCGCCGCGCTGTACGCCGCGGTGACCCGCACCCGCGCCGACGGCACGCCCGCCGGCGGCTGGCAGCCCGAGCAGCGGCTGAGCATGAGCGAGGCCCTCACCGCCCACACCCTCGGCGCGGCCTACGCCGCGGGCGAGGAGGACCTCAAGGGTGTCCTCGCGCCCGGCAAGCTCGCCGACTTCATCGCGGTGGACACCGACCCCTTCGTGGAGTCACCGGATGCGCTGCTGCGCACCAAGGTCATGACCACCGTCGTCGGCGGCGAAGTCCGCTGGCAGCAATCCTGA
- a CDS encoding ABC transporter substrate-binding protein, producing the protein MNTRILTALAAGALLAATAACGAQSLDGGGASGTSAAAPAVVLDQAPAEEKAADVINAITPDESLAAKAPASLRADGLKVVSSIGYPPMELFASDGKTPIGFDPALARAIARKLGVKVTITDEEFNSQIPGVLTGRYDFVISSMTDNPERQGQVTFVDYVQAGSGMLVKAGNPAGISGPKDLCGKTVSVVDNGSSMELAESYDADCKKDGKAAVDILKFPGDTEAMLQVSNGRAQATVTDYVVAAYKSADPKLAMEAITLEGTESPWGIGMKPDNKELIESVKGALDALIQSGEYGKLLAAWNLDKLAVQSAVINGGK; encoded by the coding sequence TTGAACACCCGGATTCTCACCGCGCTCGCCGCCGGCGCGCTGCTGGCCGCCACCGCGGCCTGCGGCGCCCAGTCCCTCGACGGCGGCGGCGCGTCCGGCACGTCGGCCGCGGCGCCGGCCGTCGTCCTCGACCAGGCCCCCGCCGAGGAGAAGGCGGCCGACGTCATCAACGCCATCACTCCCGACGAGAGCCTCGCCGCCAAGGCGCCGGCGAGCCTGAGAGCCGACGGTCTGAAGGTCGTCTCCTCCATCGGCTACCCGCCGATGGAGCTGTTCGCCAGCGACGGCAAGACGCCGATCGGGTTCGACCCCGCCCTGGCCAGGGCCATCGCCAGGAAGCTCGGCGTCAAGGTGACCATCACCGACGAGGAGTTCAACTCGCAGATCCCCGGCGTGCTCACCGGCCGCTACGACTTCGTCATCTCCTCGATGACCGACAACCCCGAGCGGCAGGGCCAGGTCACCTTCGTCGACTATGTGCAGGCGGGTTCGGGGATGCTGGTCAAGGCGGGCAACCCGGCCGGCATCTCCGGACCGAAGGACCTGTGCGGCAAGACGGTCTCCGTCGTCGACAACGGCTCCTCGATGGAGCTGGCCGAGAGCTACGACGCCGACTGCAAGAAGGACGGCAAGGCCGCGGTGGACATCCTGAAGTTCCCCGGCGACACGGAGGCCATGCTCCAGGTGAGCAACGGCCGCGCGCAGGCCACCGTCACCGACTACGTGGTGGCCGCCTACAAGTCCGCCGATCCCAAGCTCGCCATGGAGGCGATCACCCTCGAAGGCACCGAGAGCCCGTGGGGCATCGGGATGAAGCCGGACAACAAGGAGCTCATCGAGTCCGTCAAGGGCGCGCTGGACGCGCTCATCCAGAGCGGCGAGTACGGCAAGCTGCTCGCGGCGTGGAACCTCGACAAGCTGGCCGTCCAGTCCGCTGTGATCAACGGCGGTAAGTGA